From one Rhizobium rosettiformans genomic stretch:
- a CDS encoding amidohydrolase, protein MATTADIIITNGRVLTMDSAAPRAEAVALAGNRILAVGSEAEVKALAGPNTKLVDAKGATVMPGFNEAHMHIFPGSVSLRQLNLHGIQGFDSLKAAILDYAEKNPDEPLLMGFSADYSIISLTEPCTRHHLDAILPDRPFMMFAPDHHTAWANTAALEKAGILQGKDVGVGNEIVMGPDGLAYGELREGNAFGPVSALASTGGREELGMVTGMDPENVTPEQFALDRAILKAGLDYCASWGVTSIQNFDGNHYQLRLMRDLELSGELSCRIRIPYHMKNFMALEDLDKAAAWKTEFATDMLRGDFVKVFMDGVLDSQTAYMLDGYGDRPGYTYEPLFTPEAFNAIAIKADALGLQVAVHAIGSAAIRQTLDGYEAAVKANGKRGNRHRIEHIEIIHPDDIPRFAELGIVASMQPVHYPGGTCFPAEPTTAKIGEDRWDYAYAWRTMKEAGAPVVFASDWPVSPVSPFQCIQDALTRKPWKDGLKNQRFSLMEALEAYTAIGAWVEFMEDRKGMLKPGYLADVVILTKDIEAIAPEEIMDTARPAVTICDGRITFQA, encoded by the coding sequence ATGGCAACCACCGCAGACATCATCATCACCAATGGCCGCGTCCTGACCATGGACAGCGCCGCCCCCCGCGCCGAAGCCGTCGCCCTTGCCGGCAACCGCATTCTTGCGGTCGGCAGCGAAGCCGAGGTGAAGGCTCTGGCCGGTCCGAACACAAAGCTAGTTGACGCCAAGGGCGCCACCGTGATGCCCGGCTTCAACGAAGCCCATATGCACATCTTCCCCGGCTCGGTGTCGCTGCGCCAGCTGAACCTGCATGGCATTCAGGGCTTCGACTCCCTGAAAGCAGCAATCCTCGACTATGCAGAGAAGAACCCCGACGAGCCGCTTCTGATGGGCTTTTCGGCTGACTACTCCATCATCTCTCTGACCGAGCCCTGCACCCGCCATCACCTGGATGCGATCCTCCCGGACCGCCCCTTCATGATGTTCGCGCCAGACCATCACACCGCCTGGGCCAATACCGCGGCACTGGAGAAGGCCGGCATTCTGCAGGGCAAGGATGTCGGCGTCGGCAACGAGATCGTCATGGGGCCGGATGGCCTCGCCTATGGCGAGCTGCGCGAGGGCAATGCCTTCGGCCCGGTCTCGGCGCTCGCCTCCACAGGCGGCCGCGAGGAGCTCGGCATGGTCACCGGCATGGACCCGGAGAACGTCACGCCGGAACAGTTTGCCCTCGACCGCGCCATCCTGAAAGCTGGCCTCGACTATTGCGCCTCCTGGGGCGTCACCTCGATCCAGAATTTCGACGGCAATCACTACCAGCTGCGCCTGATGCGCGATCTGGAGCTTTCGGGCGAGCTCTCCTGCCGCATTCGCATCCCCTATCACATGAAGAACTTCATGGCGCTGGAGGATCTCGACAAGGCGGCGGCCTGGAAGACGGAATTCGCCACCGACATGCTGCGCGGCGATTTCGTCAAGGTATTCATGGACGGCGTGCTGGACAGCCAGACGGCCTATATGCTCGACGGTTATGGCGACCGACCGGGCTATACCTATGAGCCGCTGTTCACGCCGGAAGCCTTCAATGCCATCGCCATCAAGGCTGATGCGCTCGGCCTGCAGGTCGCAGTCCACGCCATCGGCAGCGCCGCGATCCGCCAGACGCTTGACGGCTATGAGGCGGCGGTGAAGGCCAACGGCAAGCGCGGTAACCGCCACCGCATCGAGCATATCGAAATCATCCATCCGGATGACATCCCGCGCTTTGCCGAACTGGGCATCGTCGCTTCGATGCAGCCCGTCCATTACCCCGGCGGCACCTGCTTCCCGGCAGAACCGACGACGGCGAAGATCGGCGAGGACCGTTGGGACTATGCCTATGCCTGGCGGACGATGAAGGAAGCAGGCGCACCGGTCGTCTTCGCCTCCGACTGGCCGGTCTCGCCCGTCTCGCCCTTCCAGTGCATCCAGGATGCGCTGACCCGCAAACCATGGAAAGACGGGCTGAAAAACCAGCGCTTCTCGCTGATGGAAGCGCTTGAGGCCTATACCGCAATCGGCGCCTGGGTGGAGTTCATGGAAGATCGAAAGGGCATGCTGAAACCGGGCTACCTCGCCGATGTCGTGATCCTCACCAAAGACATCGAAGCCATCGCTCCCGAAGAGATCATGGACACCGCCCGCCCCGCCGTCACGATTTGCGACGGCCGCATCACCTTCCAGGCCTGA